From Aquisalimonas asiatica, the proteins below share one genomic window:
- the acnA gene encoding aconitate hydratase AcnA, which produces MKDSFKARSTLNVDGQSYEMFSLKALEDRFDLGRLPFAQKVLLENLLRKEDGVNVTAENIEALAQWDPNAKPSTEIAFTPARVLMQDFTGVPAVVDLAAMRDAMQRLGGDPKRINPLEPADLVIDHSVMVDHFGTKDALSLNTKLEYHRNHERYKFLRWGQNAFSNFRVVPPGTGIVHQVNIEYLAEVAFTKEADGVKRVYPDTLVGTDSHTTMVNGLGVLGWGVGGIEAEAAMLGQPISMLIPQVVGFKMRGKLPEGATATDLVLTVTQMLRQKGVVGKFVEFFGDGLSNMPLADRATIANMAPEYGATCGIFPVDNETLRYLELTGRSEHQIKLVEAYFREQGMWREDGQREAEYTDVLELDLSTVVPSLAGPKRPQDRVALTDAKETFDANLSKFLEDHHGAEEERFLNEGGDTAVGGQVDYDKGAVQVEINGQKTLIKHGAVVIAAITSCTNTSNPDVLVAAALVAKKARERGLGTQPWVKTSFAPGSQVVPAYLQRAGLQHYLDELGFQVAGFGCTTCIGNSGPLPDEVTQAIREGNLMVSSVLSGNRNFEGRVHPEVQTNWLASPPLVVAYALAGSMTVDITREPIGKDTKGEPVYLKDIWPSQQEVADVVSGSLDREMFQERYADVFAGDSNWRNIEVSDAENYDWAPSTYIANPPYFEGMTMEEPGISEIKDARCLVYVGDSITTDHISPAGAIKPDSPAGEYLQQQGVEPKEFNSYGSRRGNHEVMMRGTFANVRLRNKMAPGTEGGWTTHVPSGKVTSIFDAAMQYKQDNTPLVVLAGKEYGTGSSRDWAAKGTNLLGVRAVIAESYERIHRSNLVGFGVVPLQFKDGDSAEGLGLTGSESFSFSSLEGEPEMVTVTATAPDGATKTFDAQVRIDTPKEWEYFRNGGILHYVLRNLAKES; this is translated from the coding sequence ATGAAAGACAGTTTCAAAGCACGTTCGACGCTGAACGTCGATGGGCAGTCCTACGAGATGTTCAGCCTGAAGGCGCTCGAGGACCGCTTCGATCTGGGTCGACTCCCCTTCGCGCAGAAAGTCCTGCTGGAGAATCTCCTGCGCAAGGAAGACGGCGTCAACGTCACCGCGGAAAACATCGAGGCGCTGGCCCAGTGGGACCCCAACGCCAAGCCGAGCACCGAAATCGCGTTCACCCCTGCGCGCGTGCTCATGCAGGATTTCACCGGTGTCCCTGCAGTGGTTGACCTGGCCGCCATGCGCGACGCCATGCAGCGGCTCGGCGGTGATCCCAAGCGCATCAATCCGCTGGAGCCCGCCGACCTGGTCATCGACCACTCCGTCATGGTCGACCATTTCGGCACCAAGGACGCCCTGAGCCTGAACACCAAGCTCGAGTACCACCGCAACCACGAGCGCTACAAGTTCCTGCGCTGGGGGCAGAACGCCTTCTCGAACTTCCGCGTCGTGCCCCCGGGCACCGGCATCGTGCATCAGGTCAACATCGAATACCTGGCGGAAGTCGCGTTCACCAAGGAAGCGGACGGCGTCAAGCGCGTCTACCCCGACACCCTGGTCGGCACCGACTCCCACACCACCATGGTCAACGGTCTCGGTGTGCTGGGCTGGGGCGTCGGCGGCATCGAGGCTGAAGCCGCCATGCTCGGTCAGCCCATCAGCATGCTGATCCCGCAGGTGGTCGGCTTCAAGATGCGCGGCAAGCTGCCGGAAGGCGCCACCGCCACCGACCTGGTGCTCACGGTCACGCAGATGCTCCGCCAGAAGGGCGTGGTGGGCAAGTTCGTCGAGTTCTTCGGCGACGGCCTCTCGAACATGCCGCTGGCCGACCGTGCCACCATCGCCAACATGGCCCCCGAGTACGGCGCCACCTGCGGCATCTTCCCGGTGGACAACGAAACGCTGCGCTACCTGGAACTCACCGGCCGCAGCGAGCACCAGATCAAGCTGGTGGAAGCCTACTTCCGCGAGCAGGGCATGTGGCGCGAGGACGGCCAGCGCGAGGCGGAGTACACCGACGTGCTCGAGCTGGACCTCTCCACCGTCGTGCCCAGCCTGGCCGGCCCCAAACGGCCCCAGGACCGGGTCGCCCTGACCGACGCCAAGGAGACCTTCGACGCCAACCTCAGCAAGTTCCTGGAGGACCATCACGGCGCCGAGGAAGAGCGCTTCCTCAACGAGGGTGGTGACACCGCCGTGGGCGGCCAGGTGGACTACGACAAGGGCGCGGTCCAGGTCGAGATCAACGGCCAGAAGACGCTGATCAAGCACGGCGCCGTGGTGATCGCCGCGATCACCAGCTGCACCAACACCTCCAACCCGGACGTGCTGGTCGCCGCTGCGCTGGTGGCCAAGAAAGCGCGCGAGCGCGGCCTCGGCACCCAGCCGTGGGTGAAGACCTCCTTCGCCCCGGGCTCCCAGGTGGTGCCGGCCTACCTGCAGCGCGCCGGTCTGCAGCACTACCTCGACGAGCTGGGCTTCCAGGTCGCCGGTTTCGGCTGCACCACCTGCATCGGCAACTCCGGCCCGCTGCCGGACGAAGTCACCCAGGCGATCCGCGAAGGCAACCTGATGGTCTCCTCCGTGCTCTCCGGTAACCGGAACTTCGAAGGCCGCGTGCACCCCGAAGTGCAGACCAACTGGCTGGCCTCGCCGCCCCTGGTGGTGGCCTACGCCCTCGCCGGCAGCATGACGGTGGACATCACCCGCGAGCCCATCGGCAAGGACACCAAGGGCGAGCCGGTCTACCTGAAAGACATCTGGCCGTCGCAGCAGGAAGTCGCCGATGTCGTCAGCGGCAGCCTCGACCGCGAGATGTTCCAGGAGCGTTACGCGGACGTGTTCGCCGGTGACAGCAACTGGCGCAACATCGAGGTTTCGGATGCCGAGAACTACGACTGGGCGCCGTCCACCTACATCGCCAACCCGCCCTACTTCGAGGGCATGACCATGGAAGAGCCAGGCATCTCCGAAATCAAGGATGCCCGCTGCCTGGTCTACGTGGGCGATTCCATCACCACCGACCACATCTCCCCCGCCGGCGCCATCAAGCCCGACAGCCCGGCCGGCGAGTACCTGCAGCAGCAGGGCGTGGAACCCAAGGAGTTCAACTCCTATGGCTCCCGTCGTGGCAACCACGAGGTGATGATGCGTGGCACCTTCGCCAACGTGCGCCTGCGCAACAAGATGGCGCCGGGCACCGAGGGCGGCTGGACCACCCACGTGCCGTCCGGCAAGGTGACGAGCATCTTCGATGCCGCCATGCAGTACAAGCAGGACAACACCCCACTGGTGGTGCTGGCCGGCAAGGAGTACGGCACCGGCTCCAGCCGTGACTGGGCGGCCAAGGGCACCAACCTGCTGGGCGTGCGCGCCGTGATTGCCGAGAGCTACGAGCGTATCCACCGCTCCAACCTCGTCGGCTTCGGTGTCGTGCCGCTGCAGTTCAAGGATGGCGACAGTGCCGAAGGCCTCGGCCTCACCGGCAGTGAATCGTTCTCCTTCTCCTCCCTGGAGGGTGAGCCGGAGATGGTGACCGTCACCGCGACGGCACCGGACGGCGCCACCAAGACGTTCGATGCCCAGGTGCGCATCGATACGCCGAAGGAGTGGGAGTACTTCCGTAACGGCGGCATCCTGCACTACGTGCTGCGCAACCTCGCCAAGGAATCCTGA
- the hflD gene encoding high frequency lysogenization protein HflD, whose amino-acid sequence MQQSMRDQTLALAALFQALSEVRRIARTGQANTEEVETCVNGLLNPFDGDIGAAYGGEVRLLPGLHRLRDQLSDPQDQELTRYAIVLMHLERKLMRQRAMLSQLADGIEQASRQAEHFHRTHENVIGRLADLYGSTISTLKPKVMVQGERQWLEDPRNSNQVRALLLAGIRATTFWRTAGGSRLRLVFRRNHLLQASEQLARELAAGPA is encoded by the coding sequence ATGCAGCAGTCCATGCGTGACCAGACCCTGGCGCTCGCCGCCCTGTTCCAGGCGCTCAGCGAAGTCCGCCGGATCGCTCGCACGGGACAGGCGAACACGGAGGAGGTCGAGACCTGCGTGAACGGGCTGCTCAATCCGTTCGACGGCGACATCGGCGCCGCCTATGGCGGCGAAGTGCGCCTGCTGCCGGGGCTTCACCGGCTCCGCGACCAGCTCTCCGACCCCCAGGACCAGGAATTGACCCGCTACGCCATCGTGCTGATGCATCTGGAGCGCAAGCTCATGCGTCAGCGGGCCATGCTGAGCCAGCTGGCGGATGGCATTGAACAGGCGAGCCGCCAGGCGGAGCACTTCCATCGCACCCACGAGAACGTCATCGGCCGTCTGGCGGATCTCTACGGCAGCACCATCAGCACGCTGAAACCCAAGGTCATGGTTCAGGGCGAGCGGCAGTGGCTGGAAGACCCGCGTAATAGCAACCAGGTGCGGGCCCTGCTTCTGGCCGGGATTCGCGCGACCACATTCTGGCGCACCGCCGGCGGCAGCCGGCTGCGCCTGGTTTTTCGCCGCAACCACCTGCTCCAGGCAAGCGAGCAGCTGGCGCGGGAACTCGCGGCCGGGCCCGCGTGA
- the mnmA gene encoding tRNA 2-thiouridine(34) synthase MnmA, with protein MSTARTPTVIVGLSGGVDSSVAALRLVEQGYRVQGLFMRNWEDDDTDTVCTAEEDLADVRQVCQELDIPLHQVNFADRYRQQVFDDCLREFEAGRTPNPDVLCNREIKFRAFLDHAMRLGADYVATGHYTRIGRDPDTGRATLLRGLDHGKDQSYFLYMVGHEALERTLFPVGELEKPEVRRIAEDAGFDNFEKKDSTGICFIGERDFRGFLSRYIASTPGPIVDTDGNRIGEHQGLSFYTLGQRQGLGIGGRAGAGGQPWYVVDKDIPGNALVVAQGGNHPALFSPGLTATDLHWVAGAPPGGAPVRCTAKIRYRQPDQDCTVTFHGDAAHVVFDTPQRAVTPGQSIVFYRGDECLGGGIIDQRLTTGEVDAAVHA; from the coding sequence ATGTCCACCGCTCGTACTCCAACCGTCATTGTCGGTCTCTCCGGCGGCGTCGATTCTTCGGTCGCCGCGCTCCGGCTCGTCGAGCAGGGATACCGTGTCCAGGGGCTGTTCATGCGCAACTGGGAAGACGACGACACGGACACGGTGTGCACCGCCGAGGAGGACCTGGCCGATGTCAGGCAGGTCTGCCAGGAACTGGACATCCCCCTGCACCAGGTCAACTTCGCCGACCGGTACCGCCAGCAGGTCTTCGATGATTGCCTGCGCGAGTTCGAAGCCGGCAGAACACCCAACCCGGACGTACTGTGCAACCGGGAAATCAAGTTCCGTGCCTTCCTCGATCACGCCATGCGCCTGGGTGCCGACTACGTGGCCACCGGCCATTACACACGTATTGGCCGCGACCCGGACACTGGCCGCGCAACCCTGCTGCGCGGCCTCGACCACGGCAAGGACCAGAGCTATTTCCTGTACATGGTCGGCCACGAGGCGCTGGAGCGCACCCTCTTCCCCGTGGGCGAGCTGGAGAAGCCCGAGGTGCGTCGCATTGCCGAAGACGCCGGCTTCGACAACTTCGAGAAGAAGGACAGCACCGGCATCTGCTTCATCGGCGAGCGGGATTTCCGCGGCTTTCTGTCGCGCTACATCGCCAGTACGCCCGGTCCCATCGTGGATACGGACGGGAACCGGATCGGTGAGCACCAGGGGCTGAGCTTCTACACCCTGGGACAGCGCCAGGGGCTCGGTATCGGTGGCCGTGCGGGTGCGGGCGGCCAGCCCTGGTACGTGGTGGACAAGGATATCCCCGGCAATGCGCTGGTGGTCGCTCAGGGCGGCAACCACCCGGCGCTGTTCTCGCCCGGCCTGACGGCGACGGATCTGCACTGGGTTGCCGGTGCTCCCCCCGGTGGTGCCCCGGTGCGCTGTACCGCGAAAATCCGCTACCGGCAACCGGACCAGGATTGCACCGTCACCTTCCACGGCGACGCTGCCCACGTTGTCTTCGACACGCCCCAGAGAGCCGTGACTCCCGGGCAGTCCATCGTATTCTACCGGGGTGACGAGTGCCTCGGGGGCGGCATCATCGATCAACGCTTGACCACGGGAGAAGTCGATGCAGCAGTCCATGCGTGA
- a CDS encoding NUDIX hydrolase, which yields MVWKPHVTVAAIAHHAGEFLLVEEYAGGQLVLNQPAGHLEPGESLADAVIRETREESAWDFRPQAIVGVYRWFSARRNETFLRVCFCGEVWNHQPDQPLDDGIQRALWVDPETLRASPGRLRSPLVMRGIDDFQAGCRYPLDLFQDVIAD from the coding sequence ATGGTCTGGAAGCCTCATGTCACCGTCGCCGCCATCGCTCACCATGCGGGTGAGTTCCTGCTCGTGGAGGAGTATGCCGGCGGCCAGCTCGTGCTCAATCAACCCGCCGGCCACCTGGAGCCGGGTGAGAGTCTCGCCGACGCGGTGATTCGCGAGACCCGCGAGGAATCGGCCTGGGATTTCCGCCCGCAAGCCATCGTCGGCGTGTATCGCTGGTTCAGTGCCCGGCGGAACGAGACGTTCCTGCGCGTGTGTTTCTGTGGCGAGGTCTGGAACCACCAACCCGACCAGCCATTGGACGATGGCATCCAGCGCGCGTTGTGGGTGGACCCGGAGACACTCCGGGCGTCGCCCGGACGCCTGCGCAGCCCCCTGGTCATGCGCGGCATCGACGACTTTCAGGCGGGGTGCCGCTATCCGCTGGATCTCTTCCAGGACGTGATCGCGGACTGA
- a CDS encoding LysR family transcriptional regulator, with the protein MSDPSGRLYYKNNRVKQLRAFCYTAQTGSISRAAERLFLSQPSVSLQIQALERELEITLFERRGPKITLTPDGKALYELALPLVDGIDALPARFAERYQTLQSGRLDIAAGESSTLYLIPDLLKNYMDRYPDSPVKLHNLVSADMLSALRNDEVDFAIGSMLDLPDDVAYRAVYSFDTSLILPFGHHLAGKERIELDDLASEELILPPKHLTTWRLVNLVLQQHNIPYEVRLEVGGWEIMKAYVERGFGIGIASNICITGREDLVVKPLPSVFPRRTYGVMWRRGRFLSPQAKRFIELMQPGFFDDPGASPQAEPRGDNRVFVPSGSPAAKPQSSS; encoded by the coding sequence ATGAGCGACCCGTCCGGACGTCTGTATTACAAGAACAACCGGGTCAAACAGCTCCGGGCATTCTGTTACACGGCGCAGACGGGCAGCATCTCGCGGGCCGCCGAGCGGCTGTTCCTCAGCCAACCCTCCGTGTCACTACAGATCCAGGCCCTTGAGCGCGAGCTGGAGATTACGCTGTTCGAGCGCCGCGGGCCCAAGATAACACTCACCCCTGACGGCAAGGCGCTCTACGAACTGGCGCTGCCCCTGGTTGACGGGATCGATGCCCTCCCCGCGCGCTTCGCCGAGCGGTATCAGACGCTCCAGAGCGGCAGGCTGGACATTGCGGCCGGCGAATCGAGCACCCTGTACCTGATACCGGATCTGTTGAAGAACTACATGGACCGGTACCCCGACAGCCCGGTAAAGCTGCACAACCTGGTCAGCGCCGACATGCTATCAGCCCTGCGCAACGACGAGGTGGACTTTGCCATCGGCTCCATGCTGGATCTGCCCGATGATGTGGCCTACCGCGCCGTGTACTCGTTCGATACATCGCTGATTCTGCCCTTCGGCCACCACCTTGCCGGCAAGGAGCGGATCGAGCTGGACGACCTGGCCAGCGAGGAGCTGATCCTGCCGCCGAAGCACCTGACCACCTGGCGGTTGGTCAACCTCGTGCTCCAGCAGCACAACATCCCCTACGAAGTGCGCCTGGAAGTCGGCGGCTGGGAAATCATGAAGGCTTACGTGGAACGGGGCTTCGGGATCGGCATTGCCAGCAACATCTGCATCACCGGCCGCGAGGATCTCGTGGTCAAGCCCCTGCCCAGCGTGTTCCCCCGCCGAACCTACGGGGTCATGTGGCGCCGTGGTCGCTTCCTGTCTCCGCAGGCCAAACGCTTCATCGAGCTGATGCAGCCCGGCTTCTTCGACGACCCGGGTGCCAGTCCGCAGGCCGAGCCGCGGGGCGACAACCGTGTGTTCGTGCCCTCCGGGAGCCCAGCGGCGAAACCGCAGTCCAGCTCCTGA
- the aceA gene encoding isocitrate lyase: MSNDQAKIAELKKEWAENPRWKGVERGYTAEEVVRLSGTVKVEYSLARRGAETLWQRMHEMPYVNALGAMSGNQAMQQVKAGLKAIYLSGWQVAADANQGNTMYPDQSLYPVDSVPNVVERINNALLRADEINHAEGDDSVDWMAPIVADAEAGFGGVLNAFELMKGMIKAGAAGVHFEDQLAAVKKCGHMGGKVLVPTQEAVQKLIAARLAADTMDVPTILVARTDSLAADLLTNDADERDMPFITGERTSEGFYRVKAGEEQAIARGLAYAPYADLIWCETGTPDLDFAKRYAEAIRKEHPDQMLAYNCSPSFNWAKNLDDATIAKYQRELGAMGYKFQFITLAGFHALNYSMFTLAKGYKERQMSAYSELQQAEFASEKDGYTATRHQREVGAGYFDNVTNTIQGGESSVTAMKGSTEEEQF, encoded by the coding sequence ATGAGCAACGATCAGGCAAAGATCGCGGAACTCAAGAAGGAATGGGCGGAGAACCCGCGCTGGAAGGGCGTTGAGCGCGGTTACACGGCCGAGGAAGTGGTTCGCCTCAGCGGCACGGTGAAGGTGGAGTACAGCCTGGCACGTCGCGGCGCCGAGACGCTCTGGCAGCGCATGCACGAGATGCCCTACGTCAACGCGCTGGGCGCCATGAGCGGCAACCAGGCGATGCAGCAGGTCAAGGCCGGCCTCAAGGCGATCTATCTCTCCGGCTGGCAGGTTGCCGCGGACGCCAACCAGGGCAACACCATGTACCCGGACCAGTCCCTGTACCCGGTGGACTCCGTGCCGAATGTGGTCGAGCGCATCAACAACGCGCTGCTGCGTGCCGACGAGATCAACCACGCGGAAGGTGACGACAGCGTCGACTGGATGGCGCCGATCGTGGCCGACGCGGAAGCCGGTTTCGGTGGCGTGCTGAACGCGTTCGAGCTGATGAAGGGCATGATCAAGGCGGGTGCCGCCGGCGTGCACTTCGAGGACCAGCTCGCGGCGGTGAAGAAGTGCGGCCACATGGGCGGCAAGGTGCTGGTGCCGACCCAGGAAGCGGTGCAGAAGCTGATCGCCGCTCGCCTGGCGGCCGACACCATGGACGTGCCGACCATCCTGGTGGCCCGTACGGACTCCCTGGCGGCGGATCTGCTGACCAACGATGCCGACGAGCGGGACATGCCGTTCATCACCGGTGAGCGCACCTCCGAAGGCTTCTACCGCGTCAAGGCCGGTGAAGAGCAGGCCATCGCCCGCGGCCTGGCCTACGCGCCCTACGCCGACCTCATCTGGTGCGAGACCGGCACGCCGGACCTGGACTTCGCCAAGCGCTACGCCGAAGCCATCCGCAAGGAGCACCCGGACCAGATGCTGGCCTACAACTGCTCGCCGTCCTTCAACTGGGCGAAGAACCTGGACGATGCCACCATCGCGAAGTACCAGCGCGAGCTGGGCGCCATGGGCTACAAGTTCCAGTTCATCACCCTGGCCGGCTTCCACGCCCTGAACTACTCCATGTTCACCCTGGCCAAGGGCTACAAGGAGCGGCAGATGAGCGCCTACTCGGAGCTGCAGCAGGCCGAGTTCGCCAGCGAGAAGGACGGCTACACCGCGACGCGCCACCAGCGCGAAGTGGGTGCCGGCTACTTCGACAACGTCACCAACACCATCCAGGGTGGTGAATCCTCCGTGACCGCCATGAAGGGGTCCACCGAGGAAGAGCAGTTCTAG
- the clpS gene encoding ATP-dependent Clp protease adapter ClpS, which translates to MSDERRDQQGDDGVSVQEAKPSLKRPPLFRVLLLNDDYTPMEFVVDVLETFFSMDRSQATQVMLQVHTKGSGICGVYSRDVAETKVEQVNDYAREHSHPLMCTMEEA; encoded by the coding sequence ATGAGTGACGAACGTCGTGACCAACAGGGTGATGACGGGGTCTCCGTCCAGGAGGCCAAGCCAAGCCTGAAGCGTCCGCCGCTGTTCCGGGTGCTGCTGCTCAACGATGACTACACACCGATGGAGTTCGTTGTCGATGTGCTGGAGACGTTCTTCTCCATGGACCGTTCGCAGGCCACGCAGGTGATGCTTCAGGTCCACACGAAGGGCAGCGGGATCTGCGGGGTATACAGCCGCGACGTCGCCGAGACGAAAGTCGAGCAGGTCAACGACTACGCCCGCGAACACAGTCATCCGTTGATGTGTACTATGGAGGAAGCGTGA
- the clpA gene encoding ATP-dependent Clp protease ATP-binding subunit ClpA produces MLSKELEFTLNLAFKEAREKRHEFLTVEHLLLALTDNPTAVNVLRACGANLDDLKKDLEAFLDETTPLLPPNDSRETQPTLGFQRVLQRAILHVQSAGIKEVTGANVLVAIFSEQESQSVYFLHKQSITRLDVVNYVSHGISKVSGDQESSSNDASSSAEVEEDAAVDSGSKSPLESFATNLNEKARRGRVDPLIGRRQEIERTVQVLCRRRKNNPLFVGEAGVGKTAIAEGLAKLIVDGQVPDVLKKSTIYSLDMGALVAGTKYRGDFEKRLKGLLKQLEKTDGAVLFIDEIHTIIGAGSASGGVMDASNLLKPMLASGELKCIGSTTYQEYRGIFEKDRALARRFQKIDVPEPTVEDTFRILRGLKTRFEEHHGVKYTDKALRSAAELSSKHITDRRLPDKAIDVIDEAGARLRLMPPSKQKKSIGVLDIEQVVSSMARIPPKRVSNSDMKVLETLEADLKELIYGQDEAITTLASTIKMSRAGLAAPEKPTGSFLFAGPTGVGKTEVTRQLAKLMGVELIRFDMSEYMERHTVSRLIGAPPGYVGYDQGGLLTEEVIKHPYSVLLLDEIEKAHPDVFNLLLQVMDHGTLTDNNGRHADFRNVILVMTTNAGAEEMSRRSIGFTPQDHSSDGLEKVRKAFTPEFRNRLDGIIQFGPLDSVTIRRVVDKFVDELAVQLAEKNVTLRVDETARDWLAERGYDPQMGARPMGRLIQEKIRKQLAEELLFGRLSNGGEIIIRAKDDDELAFEFAGGEEAVTE; encoded by the coding sequence ATGCTGAGCAAAGAACTTGAGTTCACGTTGAATCTCGCGTTCAAGGAAGCGCGGGAAAAACGGCATGAGTTCCTCACCGTCGAGCACCTGCTGCTGGCGCTGACCGACAACCCCACGGCGGTCAACGTGTTGCGGGCGTGCGGCGCTAATCTGGACGATCTGAAGAAGGATCTGGAGGCGTTTCTCGACGAGACCACGCCGCTGCTGCCGCCCAATGACTCCCGTGAAACCCAGCCCACGCTCGGGTTCCAGCGGGTGCTCCAGCGCGCGATCCTTCACGTGCAGTCGGCCGGCATCAAGGAGGTGACCGGCGCCAATGTCCTGGTGGCCATCTTCAGCGAGCAGGAATCCCAGTCGGTGTACTTCCTGCACAAGCAGAGCATCACCCGGCTGGACGTCGTGAACTATGTCTCCCACGGCATTTCGAAGGTCTCGGGCGACCAGGAGTCCAGCAGCAATGACGCCTCGTCGAGCGCCGAGGTGGAAGAGGACGCGGCGGTGGACTCCGGCAGCAAGTCGCCGCTGGAGAGCTTTGCCACCAATCTCAACGAGAAGGCCCGCCGCGGCCGGGTCGACCCCCTGATCGGGCGCCGCCAGGAAATCGAGCGCACCGTCCAGGTGCTGTGCCGTCGGCGCAAGAACAACCCGCTGTTCGTCGGCGAGGCCGGCGTCGGCAAGACCGCCATTGCCGAGGGGCTGGCGAAGCTCATCGTCGACGGCCAGGTGCCGGACGTGCTCAAGAAGAGCACGATCTACTCCCTGGACATGGGCGCACTGGTGGCCGGCACCAAGTACCGCGGCGACTTCGAGAAACGCCTGAAGGGGCTGCTCAAGCAACTCGAGAAGACCGACGGCGCGGTGCTGTTCATCGACGAGATCCACACCATTATCGGTGCCGGCTCGGCGTCGGGCGGGGTCATGGATGCCAGCAACCTGCTCAAGCCCATGCTGGCGAGCGGTGAGCTGAAGTGCATCGGCTCCACCACGTACCAGGAATACCGGGGCATCTTCGAGAAGGACCGCGCCCTGGCGCGGCGCTTCCAGAAGATCGATGTGCCCGAGCCGACCGTAGAGGATACCTTCCGGATTCTGCGTGGGCTCAAGACCCGGTTCGAGGAGCACCACGGCGTCAAGTACACCGACAAGGCCCTGCGCTCGGCCGCGGAGCTGTCCAGCAAGCACATCACGGATCGCCGGCTGCCGGACAAGGCCATCGACGTCATCGACGAGGCCGGGGCGCGGCTGCGGCTGATGCCGCCGTCCAAGCAGAAGAAGAGCATCGGTGTTCTGGACATCGAGCAGGTGGTCTCCAGCATGGCGCGGATTCCGCCAAAGCGGGTCTCCAACTCCGACATGAAGGTGCTGGAGACGCTGGAGGCCGACCTCAAGGAGCTGATCTACGGCCAGGACGAGGCCATCACGACGCTGGCATCGACCATCAAGATGTCCCGTGCCGGGCTGGCTGCGCCCGAGAAGCCCACCGGGTCGTTCCTGTTCGCCGGGCCGACCGGCGTCGGCAAGACCGAGGTGACGCGACAGCTGGCGAAGCTGATGGGTGTGGAGCTGATCCGCTTCGACATGTCCGAGTACATGGAACGGCACACGGTCTCGCGCCTGATCGGTGCGCCCCCGGGCTACGTCGGGTATGACCAGGGCGGCCTGCTCACCGAGGAGGTCATCAAGCATCCGTACTCGGTGCTGCTGCTCGACGAGATCGAGAAAGCCCACCCGGATGTCTTCAACCTGCTGCTGCAGGTGATGGATCACGGGACGCTGACGGACAACAACGGCCGCCACGCGGACTTCCGCAACGTGATCCTGGTCATGACCACGAACGCAGGAGCCGAGGAGATGAGCCGGCGGTCCATCGGGTTCACGCCGCAGGATCACTCGTCGGACGGGCTGGAGAAGGTACGCAAGGCGTTCACGCCCGAGTTCCGCAACCGTCTCGACGGCATTATCCAGTTCGGACCACTGGATAGCGTCACCATCCGCCGGGTGGTGGACAAGTTCGTGGACGAGCTGGCGGTCCAGCTGGCGGAGAAGAACGTCACCCTCCGGGTCGACGAGACCGCCCGGGACTGGCTGGCGGAGCGGGGTTACGATCCGCAGATGGGGGCACGCCCCATGGGCCGGCTCATCCAGGAGAAGATCCGCAAGCAACTGGCCGAAGAACTGCTGTTCGGCCGCCTCTCGAACGGCGGAGAGATCATCATCCGCGCCAAGGATGACGATGAACTCGCCTTCGAGTTTGCCGGGGGAGAGGAAGCGGTTACGGAGTGA
- the infA gene encoding translation initiation factor IF-1 yields the protein MAKDDHIKMQGKVIETLPNTMFRVELENGHVVTAHISGKMRKHYIRILTGDTVTVELTPYDLNKGRITYRAR from the coding sequence ATGGCGAAAGACGACCATATCAAGATGCAGGGAAAGGTCATTGAAACCCTGCCGAACACGATGTTCCGCGTGGAGCTGGAAAACGGCCACGTGGTGACTGCCCACATCTCGGGCAAGATGCGCAAGCACTACATCCGCATTCTCACGGGCGATACCGTGACTGTGGAGCTGACGCCCTATGATCTGAACAAGGGGCGCATCACCTACCGCGCGCGCTGA